attttccaataATACCCATGGCTGAACTTTTGAAGTTGGTAAGTGCTACGGTCACTGCACTAAGTCTATCGCACATATGTGGGGCTCAATCTGGATCtgacaaaaatacaaaaaaaaatatccacaaattttaagataattttttatcgagctctgtaaaaaatcaactccaatgtATATCGGTAAGTGTTTTTTCTAGATTCGTAAAGACGAAATTGCGCAATTTAGCAATTTCACTCTACGAATTTAGAaaaaatacttaccgatatctattggagttgatttttttataaagtcccataaaaaattaaaatttataggtattttttttgtatttttggggGATCCAGAGTGACTCCACACGCATGCGGTGGACATGTGCAGTGAGCCTAAACTTTCTGACAAACTCATAAGCTTCCACCACCCTCCCAACTATCCCTAACATGTCGATCTGTAATGCAAAAATGGTGTTCATATGAAGGACGCaggggctctgctgcccgggGGGCGCAATAGCCCCTGCCCACTCTCTTTAAACGGCAccgtttttattaaataaaaaatttcaatcaccaatttgcaatcctatggagcagaaacgtgattatgagagctttagagacaaaatttgattatgtctctttagaataatatgatcagaatagtaaaatcttcacacccgttcaaacaaattaaaaattggaccacttaattttttaaccatattttttaatatataaacggtctaaaaaaattattgctcaaattttcactccgattgaatcggtacaaagatcttgttattcttatcatattattctaaagggtcgtaatttatttttatctttagggctctcataatcacactTATGCTCCATAGGGTCCTAATAAAGAATATATACttaatatgagagccctaaaaataaaaataaattacgactctttagaataatatgataagaataacaagatctttgtaccgattcaatcggagtgaaaatttgagcaataatttttttagaccgtttatatattaaaaaatatggttaaaaaattaagtggtccaatttttaatttgtttgaacgggtgtgaagattttactattctgatcatattattctaaagagacataatcaaattttgtctctaaagctctcataatcacgtttctgctccataggattgcaaattgttggttgaaattttttatttaataaaaacggTACCGTTTAAAGAGAGTGGGCAGGAGCTACTGCGCCcccgggcagcagagcccccgcgtcctcATATGAaggcagaaaagaaaagaagcaagactTAGGATTTTTGGCGTACAGGCGGGTACGTACTAATAAGGGTACTACTGTTATTAACATAAAATATCATGGGCAAGGACGTCTTTTGTATCACAGAGCTTAGGATAGGATTAGTAATATCTAGTAGGCGGTGGTGTTGATAATCCCATGAATTGGGAGAATTGGTAATACCATGGTATTCCTAATCTCAACCCCTATTGTGCAATCAAACAAAGAATTTAGAAGAACACCAAGATTAACAATCCTATCCTAACCCCTAACTCAATTATCAAACATGGCCTGGCCCACCTGGGAGTATATGAGCACCACCATACTCCCCCCACACATAACATACTTTTGGAGTACTGAATAATTATTCGCCTTTCAGAGAAGGGTGATGATAAACAATGCTACCAATGCCACTACCACCCAATCATAAAAAGGTGTGCCTCTCGCCGTTCAATTGGGGATGTTACTGTATAGTGATGTGCGTAGCACCGTACTGTGCACCTTCAAGCCTTCAAATCATGCATTCGACGGGTTGGATATCATCTTGACAATGAACGGCTCTTAATTGTTGATTGCCGagataagatccgagccgtcgcaTATACGATCGAACTGTTCAGCTCGGAGATGCACAACATGATACTGTACATCTCACTGCACAGCATCAACCCGAAGTCACTCGCCGTTGATGTGGTTGACGAAATTAAAGGATTGGCAGTTGTGCCAATTTATTAATACTCTCCCCTTGGAATAATTGAGTGAGTACTGCGTAGTTAGGGGTAGTTGGCGTGACATAGAGCAGTTATGGTCTTCACAGTCACCAATTTTGCTGAGGATTATGATTTTAACGCTCTAAAAAATTGATAGAGGAATTCTAAAATTGGACTGTGTTGATATACAAAGcgattccaaaaattgatagaggGACTCTAAAATTGAATTGTGTTGATAcacaaaacgacgtcattttggaACCCCTCCAacttttggagtgctaaaatcaatttcttacTATTTAATCTCTTTTACTCTCCCTAATATATACTCTTTCCTAAATTTTACAGTATTAAAAATCACCAGAGAATTTTGAGAGATTATACGTGTGATTCGATAACTGAAATGAGTATGTGCCAATACACTGAtagaaacaaatttaaaaatataagtacttatagAGGATTAGAAATTTAGAATCACCTCTTAGGCTCAATTTACATGACCGAAATCTTCGGTAAGAATAGGAATGCGATTATTAAGAATCAAATTCCcagaaattttattgaatagAAATGAAATTCCTAAGAATACAATACATGAAGTAATTTCATTTAATGTTTGGATTAGTTCAGAAATCTTATGTAGGAATCAATTATTTTGCAAATTTATCAAAgtcattattttctttttttatcgatTGAGCCAGGAATCTGAGATTCCCATAGGGTTAGGGAGAGATCAGATTCCCACTCAATCTAGTAATATGATTTATGGTCGGATATGTCGTCAGGAATCACAATCATACTATTGTCTCTCTCCCAAACGTGAAAATCTTAAGAGTGTGACATCACATTCATATTCATGTTCCTTCCAAACATCGAAATCATGGAAGTATAGTGTAATATTCTCATTCATTCTCAAAATTCGTGTCATCCAAATTAAACCTAAGGCTCTAACATAGACAAGATTTCCTATGTCATgtgtttctcttattttttttagtacttattTACTGTTTTATGAGATAGATTACTTTCTtataatatatcacatttaattcaaaatataAGTATTTTTGAAGGTGCGTTCTCCTAAATTTATCTTAAAATAAGTTGGTCtgtaattattttaattttttttgcatttgttagttttacgtcaaatttttatgaattattgtttcgtctcaatgagaagaatcgaaaaattaaaaaaaaaattactttttcttttacccaagtattttgagaaatgattactttttagaagaaaaaaaattaaataagttgACTTATCTTGCTAAAAAacagttatttttcaaaatatttgagtaaaagaaaaaaaattatttttcaattcatcccatcgagacgaattaataatccacaaaaatttgatgcaaaattaacaaatgcaaaaaaaaaaaattcaaataatgaccACCATTTATTTTAAGATAagtttagattatttttttgaattaaatgtaatgtatggtaagaaaatgacatgtctcgtaaaacgtcgtaaatcaaaaaataagtacttaaaaattacaaatattaGCGGAATGGGCCTTTATTtgtcaaataagtatttatttttagttagtgaaacagCCCTAAATCCTTAGCACGAACACTGTAATTTCTCTTATTATTTGAAGTATTAGACTGATGTAATTGCTtcgagttaaaaaaaaaaaaaaaaaaagactgatgTAATTGCCATAAACTTTCCGCtaacatttaaaaaataataaaaatgaagaaTTGAAGAAGGGAAGTAAGTTTTGCACTCTCTAAATTGTAAATTTTAgagttgattttcgcactcccacTTGCAGTTAACAATTTGAGAATGCCAAAAATCACTCCCgaaaaaaattccccaaaaaAACTCACAGCTGATAACAGGATCTCCAAGAACAAATTGAAGGCTACTGCAAGCTCAATTCATAAACGCCAGTCCTGTTTTCAGATATATTGGAAAACATTACAGAACACAAATCCATCCTTCCCTTACCACATCGAAAGACGACTGAGACTccccaaacccacaaaaaaagaaatcacaaaaacaaattaaactcgAAAGCTACATCCACCAAACCAAAGACACACGAAAACAGATCGACTGATTATACAACTACAACTACATTGACCAGACAAGTCCATTATTTTTGTCTTAGAGATTTAAGTACAGAATTCCTTATCTGCGGCAACGAGTGATTCTGGAGCAACCTCTGGTGTAAGGATGAACAGGGCCTCTAGCGTGGTAACAGTTGTGGGTGTAGTAGGACCTACCAGAGCGAGCCGGGCACGGGATTCTGTTGGCGGAGAGCGCGCCGTACGAGATGTAGTACCGCATTATTGAGCGCCAGAACAGTGACCGCCGGCCGATTGCCACGCCGTCTGGGTCCACCTCGTCGCCGCCGGCGTCGAACTGGTCGGCGTCGTAGAGTGACATTGTCGACGCCGGCGGCCAGTACTCCAGCTCGTCTGTGACCAGCTGGATGCTGGTCTCGTCGGCATTGGCTCGGACGGGCGGGGCGCGGAGGAGGGGGAtgaggaggagggagaggagagtGGTGAGGGTTAGAGGATTTGCCCGCGCCATTGGAATCAGAAGAAGATGGAGGGGACAAAACttgattttactcttttttAGAGAGGGACGGAAGATAGAGATGGTCGTGGTTGTGTGGTGGAAAATTTATTTGGTGAGCTTGGTGCACCGCCACACATTTCTTCGACGTTTGATAATAAATGTATGAATTTGATAGGAATGTATGGTAATAAAAGTATTGAAACACAGCCACGTGATAcccaaaaaccaccaaataaTTACTTGGGTTAATTATTTGTTGCCTtttttatttatacatattttttattttacccatTCTTACTAAATAACGCTACAACCTACCCCTTTATCTTCCAATTCCTAACACATAAGGCATGTCGTTAGTCTGGGATCCCAAACTTAGTTAACTATATTTTGTTTTAAGTATGGATGAATGTAAGGGCAGTGGCTTTGCCATATTTTGCTGGAAATTTGACAAGTTGGACGTAGTTCACTGAAGCTTGTGGCCTTATCTTTTGATGAATTCTGAATTCTCCTAGATGTAATTGACTATGTCAAACTTAGTTAACTGTTTTGTTTAAGGGGTTGCTTGGCTAAACAAGCCacttagcttatttttttgtctttattcaatttttttcgcatttattaattttttgtcaatttttttgaggttattgcttcttcatgacaagaagaAACTAAAGAGTAAAAAACTACGATcgaaatgtaaattttttttaatatagataaaaaaaaattggctaattggcttatttttgtctttattcaaaaaaaattaggtttcaataataattttttactttttaaatttctctcgttATGGCAaaacaataatccccaaaaaattaatgaaaaactaacaaatgtgaaaaaaatttaaataatgacaaaaaataagctaagtagcttatttagccgaacaacccctaAGTATGGATGAATGTAACGGCAGTGGCTCTGCCATATCTTTTGTTAACGGCAGGCCTTATGTGTTAGGAATTGGAAAATAAATGGGGTAAATTGTAGCGTTTTATAGTAAGAGGGAGTAAAGTGAAAAACTTGTATAGATAAAGGGGCAAAGAGTAATTAACCCTAATTACTCGAGTTGTGAGTCTtgtgactgtgtgggggtgtgGCTACAGTGAATTTATTCTTAGGAGTAGTACTTTTCGGACATCGGGACATGCACCAACTACTCGATCTATTTTTTCAGCCGCACACGGCACATTTatatcttcttcattttttttaatacatagTGTTCCGGGTTAGCTGCCTAGCTTGCGCGTACCGAATTAATCTCTACAGTCTTCCCGCAACTGTTTCATATTTACGCGTAAGTGTGAAGTGCCCCAAGAGTTATTGGTAAAGAGAATTGAATCTaaaatcataaaataaaataaacacctaAATTCTAAGCCAAAACCACTTAGCCAATTCTTGGGTTGCCACACATTTTATATCAGTTCTGCACatttataagaatttttttcctttctctcatCCAAAAGGGGGAGCGTGGGGGATCAAGGTGCAGGCTGGTGTGTTCAGATTAGGACGTTTTTTCTAGTTCGAAAACATGATTTGAATCGTTCACTATTTGTACTTAAACGCAAATAAtatcttccaaaaaatcaagttgatcgagCAATAGTAGCTAACTAATCGAATCAAATAAAATTGCTGTGTATTTTATATTAGATTGTAAGTATTTTTTACTCCGTATTTGTTTGTTGAAGAAAAATGTGATTTCTTTATTGGTTTTTCCGATGTCCGATCAACTTCACTTTTACCGGACTAGTGTACGCAgtaaagccaaaaaaataaatggttcAGATCATATTTTTGAACTCAATATAATACCAGGGCACAACACACATCGGGCCCCTGGTTCGAGAGGGGGCTTCTtaaatgaaagcaaaacaaaGGCTTTCTCAAGTGacatttggtttaaaaaataCTATAATCACGTACGAAAGAATTCGATTTTTTGACTGTGTAAAACAATGAAACATTTTTGGGGTGAGTTTCCATGTGGACTAATTTTACTAAAAGTTCATGCTTTTCGCAGATAAGTTATAAACTAAAATATTATTCAGTGAAAACAGCTTAGCTTAACTATTGTCATTACGttgaagacaaaaaatttagtagaAAGTTGAAAACCCACCCTTAGGGGGTGTTCGGCCAATTAATTGAGCcaggcttattggcttattggcttatccAACAAAAAGCCATTTGCTTTTACCCTCTCCTGACACACAACCCTGCCCCGACCCCACTCCTTCTTCCGAAAATACCCCCGCGCCTCAGAAATGTCCGcaccatagttctgaataccgtttcggacagggtaccggtttttctactggtacggtacgtaccggtaccggtcaggtaccgggtaccgtttcgtatttaccgcaactacaatatatataataattatatataattataattcaaaaaaatcccccatatcatacaattcatcataaaatatctctactagagattctctagtcccacattgcttagttacaaaactcttttccactttaaatgactttgcacactagtgatcttgtgaatgagaacccaataagaggtctcgcgcgctcgggaaaatgtgccgtggccgaaagcaatttggaaaaactgattcggaaaccaattaaccgggtgcgcgtcacgggttattcgtgcgcagggggggtgcaaatccgggatttaagcctcgcgcacgtactatgattaagcccacgttttgctaaaattctgaaaccggcaactttttttattattattatttttttcttaagtccagagaaccaaaaaaaaggaacaaaaaaaatttttttaagcgtccagaaaaaaaaaaaaaaaaaacctctgcaAAATTTCGTCCGGAATTGCCGGTAACCGTTTTCCGACCGGTATTTCCCGAAACGGCCGGTACCaaccggtaccgaccggtatttggtccggaacggtattggggtgttagggtaccggttttcttcaaaaccggtacgtaccggccggtacggaacgggaTTAATAACTATGGTCCGCACCCCATTTTTGCCAAAAACTCTGTTATTTGCTTAATAATCTTCATTTCTCTTTGtctattttatttaattaataatatatTACTGTTCCGAtcttcaatccggttgaatcggtggatagatcttcttgtttttatcattttatctttaatgctcataatgaattttttgctctaagacctttcaacgagcaccctaagagaaatctgaaactaaataaagagtcttaggctgctcgttgaaaggccttagagccaaaaatcaattatgacaattcaagataaaatgattagaaaattattatctttgcaccggtttagataaattgaaaattgaaacatttaatttcttaacgataatttttaatatataaactatgtacaaaaataagtgttccaaaaGGGGTTTGGACTGTGTGTGGCTATGAGGAGGAGAAAAGGATAGGATTCCGTTGGGAAGCCAGATAAGACGAATGGGCAGGGTACTTTGGTAATTTCATCTCCTCTGCAATGTGGctttttttgttggcttttttAGCCGAACCACGGGTGGCTTATTTTGACAGAAGTGGCGGGACAGCCAGCTCAATTAATTGGCCGAACACCCccttagttttcttttcttatcttttttaGTACGTCACAGGAGTGCAAAGAAAGAAAATTCAGGAAGAGTCCTTAAACAAAATAGACTCTAACTCGGACAAAATATAACCCATGCTTGGAAATTTTTTCCTATCTAGACAACTCGAATCGATCCATGATGTGTAGCCTTGTTCATGGAACAACTGCACCAAACAAACGTCCACTatcctgttcaaaaaaaaaaaaaacaaacgtcCACTATCTACCCATTGCCCAAGCTTTGATATCCTCCACAAATTGCCTCTATCTCCCAGTAACGCTGTGAACTCGAATCGTTAATGCTATCAATAAGGTTTTTACAATCAGACTAAAAAATAACCGTGAAAAAATTGTACTCCGTATTCCATAGCCAAAGCACAAGCAATTCTCAAAGCCCATGCTTCTATGGCAAGCGCTGCTGAAACCTATACTTGACCACAACGCTAAATCTGAGCCGATCCGCTACTATCTCTGACAATGACGCCAAAAGCATCTAGGTTGCAAGAGGATTTGTAATCTCCATCACAATTAACTTTAAAACTAGATGAAGGGGGAGGAACTCACCCTTAGTTTATTTCACACAACATCTTGTTTTTTACAAGGaacttatatttttattttattttttataactgaGGAACAGCCCTATAGCCGATCCACAATTATACTCGCTCAAACTTCGGGGGAAATTAGCGTGCCAACATCAGTCACAGCCCTTCACTTACTATCAGGGTACTCACCCGGTGGAGAATCGAACCCCTGACCAATGAAAGTACTCCCAAAGTCAGTCATTCGCTCTTACTACTGGGACAACCTCTGGATGTGTAAGGAACTTATATTTTGCATGAATGAATTCACTTCTCTTAATCTCTGTCTAACACTAGTGTGGACttttatgttgaaaaaaatggtgGCCGGAAGATGTTTGGAGAAATGGGATCGAAGCACTGAATTATCTGTCGTGGCTGGGAGGAGTAAATTAGCAGAGGGTATTTGGTCCTGGACGGTGGAGGTGGGGGATATATAGGTGGAGACAGCTGTGGACTCATCAATGAATTGAGGGCGATGGGACCCTTCTCTACTCACTCACTCCAAATCGGGCCTCACTCCAAATCGGGCCTCTCTGTCACTGTTCCCGTGCCTGGTTCCACTTTTAGCGGGCATCATATGGTATCCATTCGACACGAAAAAAATTCTCCTCTCAGACGGTAATCTCCATTCGCATGGCTGTTTTCCTTTCTAGAacctttttcttctattttttttaggtGGTAAAATGTTAGAAACGTGTTAGTATAGTTACTATACTACCCCCACAAGTCCAGTGTCATTCgatcaacttgaattttaaaCCTCACACACTGTCACATCACGTAAGTGGTCACTTAATTACAACCACTTGAGCTACAACTTCGTTCGGGTTGAATTACACTAGGAGTGTTTTgtctaaatttatttt
This DNA window, taken from Rhododendron vialii isolate Sample 1 chromosome 8a, ASM3025357v1, encodes the following:
- the LOC131336547 gene encoding protein RALF-like 34; amino-acid sequence: MARANPLTLTTLLSLLLIPLLRAPPVRANADETSIQLVTDELEYWPPASTMSLYDADQFDAGGDEVDPDGVAIGRRSLFWRSIMRYYISYGALSANRIPCPARSGRSYYTHNCYHARGPVHPYTRGCSRITRCRR